A portion of the Sphaerochaeta pleomorpha str. Grapes genome contains these proteins:
- the thpR gene encoding RNA 2',3'-cyclic phosphodiesterase, protein MRLFIAIKFDKDTINRALEQQKLLQANATRGTYTTESNLHLTLLFLGEVEASYLEPIKIAMEDIECKSFFLRFTRLGYFEKPQGDIWWIGGDNDPRLQHLEILLSKRLSSLKLPLSQEAYRPHLTLARNVRMPDEVKKQLMEKPFPWFGANVSSFTLIHSHRVDSLLTYSPLFTKEL, encoded by the coding sequence ATGCGGTTATTTATTGCAATTAAGTTTGATAAAGACACAATAAACAGGGCACTCGAACAACAAAAATTACTCCAGGCTAATGCTACCAGGGGCACGTACACCACAGAAAGCAATCTCCATCTGACACTCTTGTTTCTCGGGGAGGTCGAAGCCTCATACCTTGAACCTATCAAAATAGCAATGGAGGACATCGAGTGCAAATCTTTCTTTTTGCGCTTTACCCGACTTGGGTACTTTGAAAAACCCCAGGGTGATATCTGGTGGATCGGAGGTGATAACGATCCAAGGTTGCAGCATCTTGAAATCCTTCTATCCAAGAGATTGTCCTCTTTAAAACTTCCTCTCAGTCAGGAAGCCTATCGCCCTCATCTCACGCTTGCACGGAATGTGAGGATGCCAGATGAGGTAAAAAAACAGCTTATGGAAAAACCTTTCCCCTGGTTTGGAGCCAATGTCTCCAGTTTTACCCTCATACATTCCCACCGGGTCGATTCCTTGTTGACCTACTCCCCTCTCTTTACCAAAGAGTTGTAG